In Chloroflexota bacterium, the following are encoded in one genomic region:
- a CDS encoding HhH-GPD-type base excision DNA repair protein → MTATQPAVDRLYFTGDDEADRLLASEPLALLIGFALDQQVSVQKAFSGPVELRRRIGHLDAARIAAMDPEALQEAFRQRPALHRFPGAMAGRVQALCAYLVDNYGGDASRVWADARDGRDLKARLLALPSIGDMKARSLIAILGKRFGIRLPGLDDVMPTHPTLGDVDSAEALANYQASKRAWKAAHRDAKS, encoded by the coding sequence ATGACCGCCACCCAGCCAGCCGTCGATCGGCTGTACTTCACCGGCGACGACGAGGCCGACCGCCTGCTGGCCAGCGAGCCTCTGGCGCTGCTGATCGGCTTTGCTCTCGATCAACAGGTCTCGGTGCAGAAGGCGTTCTCCGGCCCGGTGGAGCTGCGCCGCCGCATCGGTCACCTGGATGCCGCGCGGATCGCGGCCATGGATCCCGAGGCGCTCCAGGAAGCCTTTCGCCAGCGGCCCGCGCTGCATCGGTTCCCGGGTGCCATGGCAGGACGGGTGCAGGCGCTGTGCGCTTACCTGGTCGACAACTACGGTGGCGATGCGAGCCGCGTCTGGGCCGATGCGCGCGACGGGCGGGATCTGAAGGCGCGGCTGCTGGCGCTGCCGTCGATCGGCGACATGAAGGCGCGATCGCTGATCGCGATCCTCGGCAAGCGGTTTGGCATCCGCCTCCCCGGACTCGACGACGTGATGCCGACGCACCCGACCCTGGGCGACGTGGACTCAGCCGAGGCGCTGGCCAACTACCAGGCCAGCAAGCGAGCCTGGAAGGCGGCGCACCGGGACGCCAAGAGCTGA